Below is a window of Callithrix jacchus isolate 240 chromosome 15, calJac240_pri, whole genome shotgun sequence DNA.
CTGTTGTCATCTGCTGCAACTTTCTAGTTAAAGCCACACTTTTAACAGCTCACAGATAATGAGCAAGTACAGTGGGGGTATTAGGAAGTGACCATTGCCACCCAGTGCAGGACTACCTTATGGATGTCCTTTAAACAAGAACTCCCCATGGTCTGGCCACAAGGCTTTAGGAGAGCCACTCATCAGCCTGAAGTTTTTCTGATATAATTCTCCTGCTTTCCTACTCTCCATTCACAGGTGTCAGACCAGGCTGTATTTGCTAACTATCCCCATAGGCTAAATCTGGCCCACAGCCTGTTTTGTGTATGACCCAGAAACTAAGAATGATTTACATATTTCAAAGaataataaaagcaacaaaaacagaaacatataaTAGAAAATGTATGTGACCCACAAAGCTTGAAATATTTGCTTTCTGGTCATTTGCACAAAAAGGTTTGCCAATCCCTGCTGATCTCTGGCAAAGATTTTTCCTATCTGCTCCtgctgccttttcctttttttttctcaccacGCACATTAGCCATCATGCTTTTGCAAGTCTAACTCTGTCTTGGCATCCTCCTTCCCGGAATACTTAAATTGACACATTTGGTTTCCATCACATTAAATTATAAAGATGCAATCATTAAAAGGGCAGACTCAGGATCAGGATTCAGGGCTGGTCTGTGAACCTAACACACCAGATTTCTTTGATGATactctcacagaaaaaaaaaaaagaatgaaaaattttagAGATAATAAAAGGATTcagtaatgagaaaaataaatttggtttCTGCCATTATTAACCAGTTAGCCTAGTGATATGTAATGATCAATTTAAATGTCCAAAGACTGGGGCACATTTTCAACTTGACTCAATCCTGTGAAACTGATGTTTTGCTACTCTATTCCGTTGAAATCCTTTCCTTCATTCTCATTCTTAACGTGTACCTGTTTTTCTATTGCTTTCTGGACATCTCTACTTGGATGTGCAATAGGCATTTTAAGATTACTGTGTCTAGGTTGGATGtggcgactcatgcctgtaatcccagcattttgggaggcagaggtgggtgaatcacctgaagtcaggagttggagaccagcctggcaaacatggcgaaactcagcctctactaaaaatacaaaaattagccaggtgtggtggctcatgcctgtaatcccagctactctggaggctgaggtaggagaatttcttaaactccagaggtggaggttccagtgagctgacatcgcaccacttcactccagcctgggccacagaacaagactgtcaaAAAGAAATATTGTTCTCTGCCATTTCTcaccttaaaagaaaagaaaaaggaaaagaaagaagaaagagataaagaaaagaaagaaagagagagagagaaaagagaaggaggaagggagggaaggaaagaaagattgcCACATCCAAAATGAAATTTCTGACTTTCTCTTTCAAACCTGTTCTCTCTCAGTCTTCCcactttaattttttgtctgCTCCATCCTATCAATTTCTTAGGCAAAAAGCTTTGAAATCATTTTTGACTAATCTTTTACCATCATATCTCACATCTAGTCAATCAGTGTTAGCTCTACTGTAAAATAATATCCAAATTCTAACCTCTTCCTCCTATGACATACGGCGATCACCAAGccatctcttgcctggattattgTAATAACCTTCTATATGAAATCGTTGCTTCTCTCCTTATATCCACTTATAGTCTATTTTCAACACACCAGGAAGAATAATCCTACTACATCTCAATTTAGATCTGTTTCCTCTGCTCAAAACTTAACAATACCTTTTGCTTTCATTCGAAGTAAAAGATGAGGTCTTTAGAATGGTCTGTCATGCCCTATACATTTTAAATCTCTTTCCCTTTATGGTTTCATCTTAAAATACTatcttcctggcttatttcatcaCAGCTGCACTGGCCTCTGCTCTTTTTTGAACATTTTGTACATGATTCTACCTTAGGGAACTTGCACATGCTATTTCTGGAATACTTTCCTACCAGGTACCACTTGATTTGCTTCATGTCTTTTAAGTTATTTCTTAAACATCACCTCATTGAGGACTTCCATTGTCACCTTATTTTAAACCGTTACCTCCTCCAACCTTCTCAATATTCCATGACTATGTAGTTTAGGTTTATCACTGTTTAATAAGCTATATATTTAGTGTATCCATTTTATCATCTGCATTCCTTATCTAGAATGTAACTTCCTGAAAGGAAagaatttttgtctattttattcatgGCTCCTGGGTTGCACAACTCCAGAGGCAACTTTTCTATTATTGCAGAAAATACATCGCAAATGATAgatccttaaaaatattttgtgaggccagcatggtggctcatacctataatcctgctctttggaaggtcgaggtgggtgaatcacttgagctcaagagtttgcaACTAGGCTAGACAGCATGGacataccccatctctacaaagaattcaaaaatgtgctgggcatggtggcatgtcttggtagtcacaactactcaagaggcttaggcagaagaattgcttgagcctgagaggtagaggtagTAGTGAGATTAGTGAGatgagagcatgccattgcactccagtctgggtgacaggagtgaaaccctctctctctctctctcacatgataaataataattatttaatagtcatgtaaatatattttttgcatagcatcatgtaaaattatttactagataaataataactaataaataaTTGTACATGATgctatgcaaaaaaataaaaaaggtagaaACCCCAAAGCCTgtctctgaaaaggaaaaaaggctaGAGAAGTCATGTCAAATTATTAGAAAGTTCTGCTTTTGCATAACATgactattatatttaaaataattatttctattttttaatatttttctactttctttattgttttaattttattatcaaataaataaatattgtggtaaaaattatcataaataataattttaaaaaccaccaCCCTTGCTGTATTGGACCTCATATATCTTTGCTGTATTTCACCCTCATCTTCCAGGAAGTATTCTCTGCTATTTCCCACCCTTGATCCAGATCTCTGCTTGACTCAGATCACCTAGAGGCTGttggattttttaaatagagtcatGCAGTCAATAGACATTTAGAAAAAGCACAGCATTAATAGAAGCAGGAAATTTAATTCacaaaaaatgatttcaaaaaataaataaaagcctctTTAGATAGCAATGTGATCTATTCCAGGTCAGCTCGGTTAAGAGATATGAGCAGTTTGCAGACTTCATCTTTCCTAAATTGGTGTGTGGGGGTTGTGaatgtgtgttcattttttttctctattttggaaAAGGGGAACAAAGCAATAcattacaaaaataacaaaataagtgaactaaaatcacagaaatactgttcaattaaaaataagtgaagCAAGCTTAAGGTTTAGCTAAGGACTTTTCCTGAGAAtcacaaattaaaaagaataactcAGGCTCCCCTTTATAAATAACCACATATCCTCTTGAACTCACATTGTTTGTTAAAAAGAAGCCTGTTCATTTAAACAGTAATACTTTGTATTACTGACTATTCTTTGgaggtaaattaaaaataatagagaatgGCAAGAAAAGAGGTCATTTGCCAAAGAAACACGACAAAAGCATCTGAAGACCACCTCTTTTTAACTCTTCCTTTTCCCcataaacaaaaaacccaaattccatactagaaaataaagcaaaaacgtTAGATAAGGGGTGAACTGACAGGAAATCTATTAAGTGCCTGGATTAGTGTTACCCAGAAGATGTCTGGGACAAGGTTGATCCTGAGAGCTGACATAGGCCTGTGGTTTGCAATCCGGACAGGATGTTGAAATCCACTGGGGAGCTCCTGCTTGGACTCTCCTCTCAGAATTTCTGATTCCCTTCATTTGGGTGGGGCCTTAAAATTGGGAAGTTTCAAAAGCTCCTAGGTGATTCTAACATGCTGTTATGGCTAAGAACCACTGCATGGGTCTAATGCCTTTGCtttatgaatgaagaaacagTGGGTGGGGTTTCCATGGCTCACCTGGCTCATCAGTGGTAGAACCAGTGCTATGTTTCAAGTTTACTTCTCTTTCCAGCTCACATCCTTTATACTGCTCAGCCCAGGACAACGTCTTATTCATTTCATAGCTGCTTTACCCTGTCTGCATTTAATGAGGCTGGCCCTATGGTAGGTTTCAGtaaacattaattaaataaattcatatcTAGTTTTCAATTGCTGATAATGACCATATTGGGAAACTTAACAGTGGAAGTGGAGTGTGCAAAATGTCAAGGGATTTCCAGAGTTTCAGCATTGAGAAAGTCTCTGCCTATTTTTAGAGCTCAACAAGCCATCCCCACATAACCCTAGAAGCTGCATTGACTTCTATCAAAGTTGCATGGTACCAGCAAAATGAAGAGATTTTAGGGCAAGGTGAGGGTAAATGGGGTTTgtgggaaagaggaggaaagcaAATTCAGAGAGGTTAGACCTGAGCTGCatgtaaaaagaaggaaatatgtaCAACCAGATCATATTAGGAATAATGACAGGCTGAAAAAGGTGGGAATATAGGGACAAAGTGAGGTTTTCCCTTGATCTGGGCAAATATAGAAAGTGCTAAACAAGAAGAGGAAAGGCTTGAAGAACAATGGTATTCAGGTAAGGTTGAGCTCACACAGAGGTGATATCTACTTGGCATGATTCACAATCCaagttttcctttgtttcttttcaggAGAACCAAGTTATGTTATTGCCTTTCAAACTTTCCCTGGCCTGGACCTTATCTTCAGATATTTAAATTCTGTagaaacagagtgagaattcTGATGCATCTGCTTAATTTAAGAATTCAAATCAAACTGACTGGTAATGATCTTTGTATCTCACCCATCATGCTAATGCCTAATATTCCACATTAGAGCTGCGAGCCTTTACTTAAAAGCCTGGTCTCATTAATATGAAAGTTGTCTAGGAACAGGTCACAATGAAGGTTGTGTCAGTTACTGATACTTTAAGATAATGAGTGGATGAGTTTCATCACATCATTAAGGGATAGTTTTGATCAACATCATTACAGAAAGAATAAGGGTGTCCAGTGGCTGTCTTTCACTCTTCCATCTCTGTGAGGAACAAAGACACTTAAGTTTGCACAGTGCTTTACCACTCACAAAATATCTTCATatcttattatttataatttattattgtatgtccgcattttacagatgagaaaaagtaTTAAGTAACATCTCCTGGCATCCTCTTCTATAATCACCCTTGATTATTCAACTTGAGAGAAATAGGGCATCCTAGTGGGTGGAGCCACTCAAATTTGATAAATGAACAAGAGACATCATATTTCTTTCCCAGGAACATGGTGAGTTAGATCCTATCCCAAGCCACCTCCTCTTCTAAGAATGgcagtcttaaaataaataattagaaaacaagCTAAGAAtccttttttaaacttaaaaaacagTTTATTGAAAAAGAGTAATGCTTTATAGAAATTCCCATTATAAAACTCCAAAATATCTACTGGTCTATTTTCAGGTGTCGTAGAAGagtataaaaatattgaaatttaataAATTCTATTGTAACAATTTTGTTGGTCATTTTGGACCATAAAATGTTTTGTGACATTTAGTAACTAATATCCACATGGAATTACACTCACACATCATGAAGATCTATGTATGTAGCAAAAGCCATTTACGTGTTAATTTCCAAAAGCATATATTCTCGGGTTTGGAAGGCACACTAATATTTATTGGGTCACAGTCCTCATAAGACACAGTGGCTGACTTTCCTTATATGGTTTATTGTGAAGTACCATTTCCAAACTATCCTCGCAGCCTCAGCCGCCAGCAATGGTGAGAGCTAAGAGAGCATCACTTAACAGATAGCACCTTACAAGTTACTATGATTCCAAAATCTCCCGTGCTATTGGATTTACcaatacttaattttttatttcttcccattACATCTGCTTAGCCACAAAAAGCATCAGGCCATACTCACTAGAGAAGATAAGACTTCCTTAGAATCTTATTCATTTATGAGTGAATTTTGCTTCACTGTCTTGTCACTTGAGAGATGGTTAAGGCAAGAAACctatttcttgatatttttttctgttcaaatatttgtaaaataacacCAAAACCTATGCAGTTAATTCCTTAATTCTTTCCCTTAGTAGAGcactttttaaattacaaaaccaCATTTACATGTATTCTATCTCACTGGATTCCCCACAACATCActgtgaggtgggcagatcaggaatTACAAACCACCTCTTGCAGATGAAGCAATAAACAGGGCAGCCAAGTGCTTTGCTCAAACACAGATGGTGATTGATAGCACCAAGACTCAAATCCAGGTCTTCAGACACCAGTGCCAACACCCTTTCCATTACATCATCTTGCTTAAGTGAAACAGCATTCTGTACAGACTGGAATAGTGAGAGCAGTTGTTAAAATGGAACAGAGCACAAACAACATGTCAGGCACAGCTGAAAGAATGGAAGTAGACTGGTAGAGAGAGGAAGGTACTGAAACACACGAAGGTATGTGTGTAGGTATTTTTCAGTGACTTCTAAATAGCCAATTGAGCAAACAAAAACACTACACAGACATATTTCATGATCAGGGAATACGATTAATATAAACTAATTAATACTTACACTGCCTCTACTAACTGGTTAAGTATCATTATCTCAATTTGGCAGATAGAAAAAAGAGGTAGAAAGATCAAGTGACTTGCTGACAGCTATAGAGAGAATATTTGTCACCAGATTCTCACTCCAGAAAGTCTAGCTCTTTGTTCAGACAAACAGACCATATCTTATCAGGAAGatacaaaatacatgaaaattacatGTGGGAAAACAATACAATTAAGGAAAGGGGAACAAAAGGTGGTTCGGGGGGATATACAACTGTGAATAAGTAGTTTAAAAATTCAATCAATAAAACTGTGTTACGACACCTGGGTGAACAGCATGCAGCTACTCAATCggacaaatattttcaaagcaaacAAGAGTGCTGTGGGTCAGAGTACAGGGATTGTGTGGGAAGGTCGACAGGAACACATCACTTTGGTCATGCAGAAATATTTGCCTCCAAAGTTCTGATTGGTGAGAAATTcttccattaaaaattaaaatgtaggcTATGAAATATGTTAGATTCAGGGGTTAGAGACcagtgaaatataaaacaaatagggCTTAATGAAAATGCAAGTGGCAGAAGATGATGGTAAAAAATACAATAGGTATATGAGAAAGGCACACATGAATTGAGAGAATCATCGGTAAGGCAGGCTAGGTCTTATGGCAAAGACACTAAAAGCTGATGAAGATGAGTAAATGATATTTGACTATGATATCTGTATAtatagacaaagaagaaaaatataccaaTAAACTTTTTCATTAATATGGAATTAAATACATTTACCTATTTTTAGAGATACTTTAAGTATGCTAGTATCAACATAATGAGAAGAATATTTTACTATGTTTAATagaaaaacatgtatatatacatatctatatatatatttaaggagcACCCCCTTCCCCAATTTGAGTTTGGCTACTCAGTGGGAAGCAGtaacacaaatggaaaaatcttCCCTCCTGTATTgaggaaagaagataaaataagacTAAGCCATGTTTAGCAGTGAGCATTTTTAACACATGAGTTTTGCGTTTGTTTTGTAATACCATACTTCAGATTACAATACTCAAAAGTCTAAGGTCCTAATGTTAATGATAGTTTCTCAACGTCCATTTTCGGTTTGTTCCAACATGATTGTCTCCTTTTGTGTCTGTGTCACACGTAGTCTTTCCCACTTGAAGGTGCAGGTTTTGGATAGGGCCGTGGTGTTGGGTAAGAGGATGTTTTTTGGGGACAGGAACAGCAAAGTAGGGCACCTCCTAGAaggcagagagaagcagcagcccAGCCAGTGAAGAGAGCCTGACCAAATTCATACCTAAAAGGAAACACCAATGCACCTGTTAATCAGAGAAATACTGGCAAATTTTCTAACAcaatgaaggaaagaaatcaatACTTACTATATTTTTTTCGTTGAAAATAACCCCTCAATATCCCTTGGGAAATACTTTAAGATTTGTGaacacatacacaaaagaatGTTTATATTGCAATTGTTGACACTTTGCAATAGTAGATCAGGAAATCAAACTTATAATACCAGGTCGATTACACAAATAATTCCAAAGACTTTTCCATATGTAGGATACTCATAAagcatgtttatatattttagaagtcGGGTTTGGATCATGGTTCCTAGGCTAAGCCTTAGCACAGTAGGCTTTATCATTAAGTAATAATCATATTCTATTAAGAAACTGATAGAGCATAATGGAGATAATCAGAGTTTTGAATAGTTGATCCATTGATCCCAGGTACCTATAtaaactgaaattctatttttatgattttataaagaaaaggtctAAGCAGCCCATGAACCATTCTGGATTAAGCTGATCCAGGCCGATGTATTAAAGCAGACACTTAGGTGAGGTATCACTCAGATGTGAGTGATTTTGGACAATATGGAAGAGTAGAGAAGGGTTGGTTCTATAGATTATAAGGCCTGAGTCTGAATCCTGATGCAAACTTTCTGCAATTCTGGGACAGCAACGTCACCTCTCAGCATCAGTTTCTCCTCCTCTCAGCAGGATAATCCCACCTGCCTCAATAGACTGCCTTCAAGATCACATGCAATAATGTAAATAACAATTGCAAAATGCCTGGCAATTTATAAAGTGCTTTCCTGTGAGTTACTGGTATTATTACCTTGGTGAAACTTTAGCCTACTGACCTCTAACAATTTCTGTCCTTACATTGTAAATCTTATGGGATGGGCTCCAACACAAGTATTGCAGTATGTGTTCTCCATATGTGCGTGATTACATGAAAAGAAACACATCTTATCTCTCCAAACACTGaggatttttatccattcatccaagCATTCAACAAGCAGTAATTATGTTTTAACATCCTGACTGAATATAGTTATTAGGCGTTAAAGATGTGAAGACAGTGAGATGAAGAGCCTTGTCTCTGATTAAACAATGTTGTTGCATGAGAGCTAAGAATTAGCTCTTCAACTTGCACAACTTGCAGCATAAAAAAAGACCTTTGTAAAGCCAATTTTACAATTGTGAAAGAACAAAAAACTTCAAGGTGGTATCTGAACACACTAAAAACGTACATCATAgttttacatgtaaaaataaacCATTGGAAATGAAGTATTATTATTCATTAACCCCTACAGTAGTATAACTTTTCTCAGTCAATCATAAACTGCGCATTAGTTATAAACAATCATAGGTAGGTGTTGTAAACATCAGAATACACTTCAAAAAGGAAATCTCAAATATATTAACATCTTTATTAAtacctgatttaaaaaaagaaaaaaaaagtccagtatATCATTGGAAAGCATAGAGCTTAAAACTTTTCGACTTTGGAAGGTATTTTGTTGTCATCAATACAGGCTATTAAAGAAATTATCAAACTCTTTTTAACATAAGTCACAGATCATTTAAATTGTTAGTTTCACATAAAATTCTGGAAAGCAAATCTGGGAAGCTAAGGCACTAGCAGGACTTTGTAGAACATAAAAAGGGtattttctcagaaaacaaactaTTTCATGCATGAATAGCATTACCTGGCATTGACTGGGGTCATGGGGTCATAGAATTCTTGAACAATTCTATTGCCATACCATGCTGTGGCGACTAAAATAGCCAGacctacagaaattcaaaacaaaagaCTGTCAGTCACCATGGAACACTGAGCCTAAATACACAGCCTGTTAAACCAAAACATATTTTGCATGAATTAAATCTCATCAATAGtgctgacatttttattttggtattagGGAGATCAGAAGTCCAGATATGATTGATTTCAAgtatctattaaaatacaaaaatcctaggTTGGAGCTAgacataatttatacattttatgacATCTTGGCACAAATAAtgctttttttggaaacaggcaAGTATATGTTGTACAAAACCACTTTCAAATACACTGTTATACATTAGGGTACTAAACTACATTTGATAAAACTATTGTCATTATTAGTATAGATAGAATTGCTTGCAACAGGGGAAGATGAAAACCCTTCTATGTTCTTGATCAAGCTCAAAATTTACATTTCTGCAGAATCAAAAGAAGAATGCAAGCAGCTAGATAGTGGTGAGATTAGGACATGTCTCAGAATGGACCAGAATACCTGCATTGCTCCTGCCCCATTGGCCAAGGGAATACCTGGCATAGGCATACATTGACCTGAGATTTGTTGAGGGTGTCACATCAGATCATTTATGCAACCAAATCTCAATTTCCCCTGGCATTTTATATTCAATGATAGCAGAGAAATCATTTAGTCAAAATCATTCACTTCATCgtttataagaaatataaaatacttcactttttcttactaaaaaagttaagtaactttttTATAGGAATTCTAAGCATTCATCAATATAGACAGATTAGACGTTTGTATGGTACTCTCTCTCCCCAACAAAATAATGGTTCAATGTAATTACCTCTAAACTTGACAGAGAACACTATTGCTTTTGGCTGCTCAAATAGACCATGTGAAtgatcttgaacttgtgaccCTTACTCTTAAAAGAAGTCCCTGAAACTGGAATAGGAGTGATGCAGTAACCTGGAGGCAAGAGAAGGAAGAATGCCATGCAATCAGTCTATTCACAGTCTTTGCTATAAGGTGAAATGATTGGGAATAAAACACTATCCATGTCTTTTCAGACAGGGGCCAATCTGTATTTGGGTAAACTGAGAGCCTGGTCCTTTTAAACTAACCATATATTTAGCAAAGCCACAGATACTCTTCCTCAGTTACTGGTTAAACTGACATATTATACTGGAGCAAAATCCCCTACAAGTcttctgtcaaaaagaaaataaggcaatAACGTctattctagtttttttcttttttcttttttttttttttgagatggagtcttgctgttgccaggctagagtgcagtggcacaatctcagctcactgcaacctccgcctcgtgggttcaagcaattcccctgcctcagcctcctgagtagctgggactatagctgcacgccaccatgcctggctacttttttgtattttagtagagacggggcttcaccatgttggccaggctggtcttgaactcccaacctcaggtgacctgcctgcctgagcttcccaaagtgctgggactacaggcatgaaccactgtgtccagactaaaaagcacaatttattttcaatggaaaatataatgtcattattttatcaaaaaattaaagatacttctgtattgttttctttcctaACTGCTTTAATCTGATGATTCCAACAGGCCACCTCTACTCCAATTGGCCTTTCTTTTCATTGATATGTAGGTACATCCTGTTTATTCCAGAATTAGATCTGCCCAGCTGGAATTCTAtccttatttttctctaataatCTCAATCCTTCCATCCCTAATAGACTTGTGGAGTTCACATATTCTTGTGTTTTCTCTCACGATTCCCTATCTTTTCCACATAGTATCTGTGGAGACAACATAGGAATTTTATGAATTATAAAAACTTCCTCTTTAGTGTTTTCTAAATAGCCAACAACTTTCTTCACTGGAAGAGACTGGTTCTAACAAACTTCAACCTAAAGACCTGTCAGATGTGAGCAGAGATCTCAAGTTttcatttggtttgttttgagaacACGAAAGTCAACTGGACTTCAGGTCTATGTTTGCAGTTTGTTTTGGAGACTGAAATGAAGTGTAATGAGTCCAGCACAATATATGGAAGCTGAAAACTAGATTTCAAATCATACCAGGAACAGGTTAGTAAGGTAAAGGGGGGccttttgtttaaattttgtttaaattctaGATTTACAGCCTCTATTACCTGCAAGAAGAAATATCACGCCCCCAATGACAGCCATCCGCATCTTCTGCACCTCATCATCTTCCAAGCACTTCATACACTTCATGCCAACGGTGGCCACAAAGATTGCTATCACTCCCAGCAGGATGCCAACCACCATCAAGGCACGGGTTGCTTGCAATGTGCCtggcagaaaacattttaaaacatgtaaaaaatacGCTTATACCAGTAAGATAAGAATGGAAGAAGACCAAGTATATGTCACTGTTGTATAGAAGAGAGAAAACTGGACTAGGAATCTAGGAACCACAGTTATAAGGATGTTTACACTGGTAACACAACATATAGTAtcttctccagaaaaacaaatgccaGGCTGGATGATGGAAAAGTGATCCTTCCATTCTAACATTTTACGTTTTCAACgttaaattcaaaataaactgGAAAGATAATTAATGATCTAATTGAATGAGGTTAGCTTAACTGATACATGTTTAATGTTTACTAATGAAATTTAATTCTTGCTaggataattttaattttaagtaacaATCATATGTACTATCCCAGATGGTAACTACTCATGACCAAAATGGTTTACAGTTCATATTTGATATTAGTCACCAGCTTTACACTCCCATCATCAAGCTTCAGAAAAACTAGGTGAATTGGAAGATAAAAAGTAGATGTTTCATAGATTATCATGACTGGATAAGCAACATTTGTATCTCAAGTGATGTGAATAGGAAGAGTCGGGGAGAATAAGgaagttattttcttaaaacgAAACAAAATCATCTTTGAGATGTTACCTTGGAACATAATAATAGATTCATATTCAAAGACATCACcagtttttaaaactatttaagcTGTCATGTTGTAAAAAAGCATATGCAATAATACAATGTAGTGTTTCTCAGGATtccattaatttttctaatttcctgTTATTATTTTTGGTATACTAACTCATGATTAGATAAACAGAGTTAAGCTAGAGAGATAATGTCAACATGTTTCCTAGAGTACAAGCTTGATGTCGTCATTGTGGCAATAAAGGCACAGACTTATAAATATAAACTGAAACTATGCTGGTTAGAAGATTTTGTTTAAATTCTAGATTTACGT
It encodes the following:
- the CLDN1 gene encoding claudin-1; translated protein: MANAGLQLLGFILAFLGWIGAIVSTALPQWRIYSYAGDNIVTAQAMYEGLWMSCVSQSTGQIQCKVFDSLLNLNSTLQATRALMVVGILLGVIAIFVATVGMKCMKCLEDDEVQKMRMAVIGGVIFLLAGLAILVATAWYGNRIVQEFYDPMTPVNARYEFGQALFTGWAAASLCLLGGALLCCSCPQKTSSYPTPRPYPKPAPSSGKDYV